In a genomic window of Streptomyces roseoviridis:
- a CDS encoding O-methyltransferase — protein sequence MAFADAFVAEDEALRWARERAREAGVPSVSPGTGAALRLLAATADAKAVAEIGTGTGVSGIYLLLGMRPDGVLTTVDVEPERQAHAKAAFRAAGFAGNRARFIPGRALDVLPRLADGGYDLVFCDGDRLELLDYLAESLRLLRPGGLVCFEGVFADGRTVDSAAQPAEVQRIRELLRTVRESRELLPTLLPVGDGLLCAVRRGA from the coding sequence TTGGCGTTCGCCGACGCCTTTGTCGCCGAGGACGAAGCGCTGCGCTGGGCCCGCGAACGGGCCCGGGAGGCGGGAGTGCCCTCGGTCTCGCCGGGCACCGGTGCGGCCCTGCGGCTCCTCGCGGCGACGGCGGACGCCAAGGCGGTGGCGGAGATCGGTACGGGCACCGGCGTGTCGGGGATCTATCTGCTCCTCGGGATGCGTCCCGACGGGGTGCTGACCACCGTGGACGTGGAGCCGGAGCGGCAGGCGCACGCCAAGGCGGCGTTCCGCGCGGCGGGTTTCGCGGGCAACCGGGCGCGGTTCATCCCGGGCCGGGCGCTCGACGTGCTGCCCCGGCTCGCGGACGGCGGTTACGACCTCGTGTTCTGCGACGGCGACCGGCTGGAGCTCCTGGACTATCTCGCTGAATCGTTGCGCCTGCTGCGGCCGGGCGGCCTCGTCTGCTTCGAAGGCGTCTTCGCCGACGGCCGCACCGTGGACTCGGCGGCCCAGCCGGCCGAGGTGCAGCGGATACGCGAGCTGCTGCGGACGGTGCGGGAGAGCCGGGAGCTGCTGCCGACGCTGCTGCCGGTGGGCGACGGCCTGCTGTGCGCGGTGCGCCGGGGCGCCTGA
- a CDS encoding DUF3117 domain-containing protein, with protein sequence MAAMKPRTGDGPLEVTKEGRGIVMRVPLEGGGRLVVELTPDEAEALGDALKQVVG encoded by the coding sequence ATGGCGGCCATGAAGCCGCGGACGGGTGACGGCCCGCTCGAGGTGACCAAGGAGGGGCGGGGCATCGTCATGCGCGTTCCGCTCGAAGGCGGCGGCCGGCTCGTCGTCGAGCTGACCCCGGACGAGGCCGAGGCGCTCGGTGACGCCCTGAAGCAGGTCGTCGGCTGA
- a CDS encoding enoyl-CoA hydratase/isomerase family protein yields MADTVLYEVSDGLATITLNRPEAMNAMNVAAKVALRDAAESAAADPAVRAVLLTAAGDRAFCVGQDLKEHVGLLLQDQESGTSSTMNTVRDHYNPIVRALAGMPKPVVAAVNGVAAGAGFGFALAADYRVVADTASFNTSFAGVALTADSGMSWTLPRLIGRSRAADLLLFPRSISAQEAYELGIVNRLVPADALAEEAAKVARKLAEGPTVAYAALKESLAYGADRSLAESLEKEDELQTKAGASQDHTIAVQAFIAKEKPKYLGR; encoded by the coding sequence ATGGCCGACACGGTGCTGTACGAGGTGAGCGACGGGCTCGCCACCATCACGCTCAACCGCCCGGAGGCCATGAACGCGATGAACGTGGCGGCGAAGGTCGCCCTGCGCGACGCCGCCGAGTCCGCGGCCGCCGACCCGGCCGTACGGGCGGTGCTGCTCACCGCGGCGGGCGACCGCGCGTTCTGCGTGGGCCAGGATCTGAAAGAGCACGTCGGCCTGCTGCTCCAGGACCAGGAATCCGGCACCAGCAGCACCATGAACACGGTCCGGGACCACTACAACCCGATCGTCCGGGCGCTCGCCGGGATGCCCAAGCCGGTCGTCGCGGCTGTGAACGGGGTCGCCGCCGGCGCCGGCTTCGGCTTCGCCCTCGCGGCCGACTACCGGGTGGTCGCCGACACCGCCTCCTTCAACACCTCCTTCGCCGGCGTGGCCCTCACCGCCGACTCCGGCATGTCCTGGACCCTGCCCCGGCTGATCGGCCGCAGCCGCGCCGCCGACCTGCTGCTCTTCCCCCGCTCGATCAGCGCCCAGGAGGCGTACGAGCTGGGCATCGTGAACCGGCTGGTCCCGGCGGACGCGCTCGCCGAGGAGGCCGCGAAGGTGGCCCGCAAGCTCGCCGAGGGCCCGACCGTCGCCTACGCGGCCCTGAAGGAGTCCCTGGCGTACGGCGCTGACCGCTCGCTCGCCGAGTCCCTGGAGAAGGAGGACGAACTCCAGACGAAGGCCGGCGCGTCGCAGGACCACACGATCGCCGTGCAGGCCTTCATCGCCAAGGAGAAGCCGAAGTACCTCGGCCGCTAG
- a CDS encoding DNA-3-methyladenine glycosylase I, with amino-acid sequence MSDGRAVAGPDGLPRCPWGLSAEDYVAYHDEEWGRPVHGDDALFERLCLEAFQSGLSWITILRRREGFRKAFAGFRIAEVARFTDTDRERLLADERIIRNRAKIDATLANAKVLAEWEPGELDALIWSYAPDPATRPAPAATGEVPAVTDESTALSKALKQRGLRFIGPTTAYALMQACGLVDDHVAGCFARGAGR; translated from the coding sequence GTGAGCGACGGCAGGGCGGTCGCGGGGCCGGACGGCCTGCCGCGCTGCCCGTGGGGCCTGTCGGCCGAGGACTACGTGGCCTACCACGACGAGGAGTGGGGCCGCCCGGTCCACGGCGACGACGCGCTGTTCGAGCGGCTGTGCCTGGAGGCGTTCCAGTCCGGCCTGTCGTGGATCACGATCCTGCGCCGCCGCGAGGGCTTCCGGAAGGCGTTCGCGGGCTTCCGCATCGCCGAGGTGGCCCGGTTCACCGACACCGACCGGGAGCGGCTGCTCGCCGACGAGCGGATCATCCGCAACCGGGCCAAGATCGACGCCACCCTCGCCAACGCCAAGGTGCTCGCGGAGTGGGAGCCGGGCGAGCTCGACGCCCTGATCTGGTCGTACGCCCCCGACCCGGCGACCCGCCCGGCGCCGGCCGCGACCGGTGAGGTCCCGGCGGTGACGGACGAGTCGACGGCCCTGTCCAAGGCCCTCAAGCAGCGCGGCCTGCGCTTCATCGGCCCGACGACGGCCTACGCCCTGATGCAGGCGTGCGGTCTGGTCGACGACCACGTCGCCGGCTGTTTCGCCCGCGGCGCCGGGCGCTGA
- a CDS encoding DivIVA domain-containing protein, whose protein sequence is MFWFLLITMVVVVAAVTLAVVGGGDSEVLPEVAPEQLIDPLPATRPVGQADIEALRLPVAARGYRMADVDDVLDRLAAELAERDARIADLEAALAGAGPRAEEDGA, encoded by the coding sequence GTGTTCTGGTTTCTGCTGATCACGATGGTCGTGGTCGTCGCGGCGGTCACCCTGGCGGTGGTCGGCGGCGGCGACAGCGAGGTGCTGCCCGAGGTGGCCCCCGAGCAACTGATCGACCCGCTCCCCGCGACCCGCCCGGTCGGCCAGGCCGACATCGAGGCGCTGCGGCTCCCCGTCGCCGCCCGGGGCTACCGGATGGCGGACGTGGACGACGTCCTCGACCGGCTGGCCGCCGAGCTCGCCGAGCGGGACGCCCGGATCGCGGACCTGGAGGCGGCCCTCGCGGGCGCCGGGCCCAGGGCCGAGGAGGACGGCGCGTGA
- the folP gene encoding dihydropteroate synthase yields MLRLGRREFGPHEPVIMAIVNRTPDSFYDQGATFRDEPALDRVEQAVAEGAAIVDIGGVKAGPGEEVTAEEEARRTVGFVAEVRRRHPDVVISVDTWRADVGEAVCEAGADLLNDAWGGVDPRLAEVAAKYGAGIVCTHAGGAEPRTRPHRTAYEDVMADILRVTVGLAERAVALGVRRDGIMIDPGHDFGKNTRHSLEATRRLGEMTETGWPVLVSLSNKDFVGETLDRPVKERVLGTLATTAVSAWLGARVYRVHEVAETKQVLDMVASIAGHRPPAVARRGLA; encoded by the coding sequence ATGCTGCGCTTGGGACGGCGTGAATTCGGGCCCCACGAGCCGGTGATCATGGCGATCGTGAACCGGACCCCGGACTCCTTCTACGACCAGGGGGCGACCTTCCGGGACGAGCCGGCGCTCGACCGGGTCGAGCAGGCCGTGGCCGAGGGCGCGGCGATCGTCGACATCGGCGGGGTCAAGGCGGGCCCCGGCGAGGAGGTCACCGCCGAGGAGGAGGCGCGGCGCACGGTCGGCTTCGTGGCCGAGGTCCGCCGGCGCCACCCGGACGTGGTGATCAGCGTGGACACCTGGCGGGCGGACGTGGGCGAGGCCGTGTGCGAGGCGGGCGCGGACCTCCTCAACGACGCGTGGGGCGGGGTCGACCCGCGGCTCGCGGAGGTCGCCGCGAAGTACGGCGCGGGGATCGTGTGCACCCACGCGGGCGGTGCGGAGCCGCGGACGCGGCCGCACCGGACCGCGTACGAGGACGTGATGGCCGACATCCTGCGGGTGACGGTGGGCCTCGCGGAGCGGGCGGTCGCGCTCGGCGTGCGGCGCGACGGGATCATGATCGACCCGGGGCACGACTTCGGGAAGAACACCCGGCACAGCCTGGAGGCGACCCGGCGGCTCGGCGAGATGACGGAGACCGGCTGGCCGGTGCTCGTCTCGCTGTCCAACAAGGACTTCGTGGGCGAGACGCTGGACCGGCCGGTGAAGGAGCGGGTCCTCGGGACGCTGGCGACGACGGCGGTCTCGGCGTGGCTCGGGGCGCGGGTGTACCGGGTGCACGAGGTGGCCGAGACGAAGCAGGTGCTCGACATGGTGGCGTCCATCGCGGGCCACCGTCCCCCGGCCGTGGCGCGACGCGGACTCGCGTAG
- a CDS encoding TIGR00730 family Rossman fold protein, giving the protein MGVPEEPRKPEEQRLGPVLRRREQIQPGTTDQRLLDTEGDSEWVHTDPWRVMRIQSEFVEGFGALAELPSAISVFGSARTKPDSPEYEAGVRLGRALVEAGFAVITGGGPGAMEAANKGAREAKGVSVGLGIELPFEQGLNPHVDIGVNFRYFFVRKTMFVKYAQGFVVLPGGLGTLDELFEALTLVQTRKVTRFPIVLFGTEYWKGLVDWLRDSVVAGGKASEHDLLLFHVTDDVDEAVTLVTKEVGR; this is encoded by the coding sequence ATGGGCGTACCCGAGGAGCCGAGGAAGCCGGAGGAGCAGCGACTGGGACCGGTGCTCAGGCGCCGTGAGCAGATCCAGCCCGGCACCACGGACCAGCGTCTGCTCGACACCGAGGGCGACTCGGAGTGGGTGCACACCGACCCCTGGCGGGTCATGCGCATCCAGTCCGAGTTCGTCGAGGGCTTCGGCGCCCTCGCCGAACTGCCGAGCGCGATCAGCGTCTTCGGCTCGGCACGCACCAAGCCGGACTCGCCCGAGTACGAGGCGGGCGTCCGCCTCGGCCGCGCGCTGGTGGAGGCCGGCTTCGCGGTGATCACGGGCGGCGGCCCCGGCGCCATGGAGGCGGCGAACAAGGGCGCCCGGGAGGCCAAGGGCGTCTCGGTCGGCCTCGGTATCGAGCTCCCCTTCGAGCAGGGCCTCAACCCGCACGTCGACATCGGCGTGAACTTCCGCTACTTCTTCGTCCGCAAGACGATGTTCGTGAAGTACGCGCAGGGCTTCGTCGTCCTGCCCGGCGGCCTGGGCACCCTCGACGAGCTCTTCGAGGCACTGACCCTGGTCCAGACCCGCAAGGTCACCCGCTTCCCGATCGTCCTGTTCGGCACGGAGTACTGGAAGGGCCTCGTCGACTGGCTGCGCGACTCGGTCGTCGCGGGCGGCAAGGCGTCCGAGCACGACCTGCTGCTCTTCCACGTGACGGACGACGTGGACGAGGCGGTCACCCTGGTGACGAAGGAGGTCGGCCGCTGA
- the dapE gene encoding succinyl-diaminopimelate desuccinylase has protein sequence MADTAPLSAPLNASLDLSLDGAALTAALVDFPSVSGTEKPLADAIERALRALPHLTVDRHGNNVVARTNLGRAERVVLAGHIDTVPIADNVPSRLDENGVLWGCGTSDMKSGVAVQLRIAATVPEPNRDLTFVFYDNEEVAAHLNGLGKIAEAHPDWLTGDFAVLLEPSDGQVEGGCQGTLRVKLRTQGERAHSARSWMGSNAIHAAAPILDRLAAYEPRRPVIDGLEYHEGLNAVGIEGGVATNVIPDECVVTVNYRYAPDLSPEQAVAHVREVFADCGVAEFVIDDESGGALPGLSHPAAAAFMKAVGGSAHPKFGWTDVARFSALGVPAVNYGPGDPLYAHKRDEHVHVERIHHCEARLRDWLTE, from the coding sequence ATGGCTGACACCGCTCCTCTCAGTGCCCCGCTGAACGCCTCCCTGGACCTCTCGCTCGACGGCGCCGCGCTGACCGCCGCCCTGGTCGACTTCCCCTCCGTCAGTGGAACCGAGAAGCCGCTCGCCGACGCGATCGAGCGGGCCCTGCGCGCCCTGCCGCACCTCACCGTCGACCGCCACGGCAACAACGTCGTGGCCCGCACGAACCTCGGCCGCGCCGAGCGGGTCGTCCTCGCCGGGCACATCGACACGGTCCCGATCGCCGACAACGTGCCCTCCCGGCTCGACGAGAACGGCGTCCTGTGGGGCTGCGGCACCTCCGACATGAAGTCGGGCGTCGCCGTCCAGCTGCGGATCGCGGCCACCGTGCCCGAGCCCAACCGCGACCTCACCTTCGTCTTCTACGACAACGAGGAGGTCGCCGCCCACCTCAACGGCCTCGGCAAGATCGCCGAGGCCCACCCCGACTGGCTCACCGGCGACTTCGCCGTCCTGCTCGAACCCTCCGACGGCCAGGTCGAGGGCGGCTGCCAGGGCACTCTGCGGGTCAAGCTGCGCACCCAGGGCGAGCGGGCCCACTCCGCGCGCTCCTGGATGGGCTCCAACGCCATCCACGCCGCCGCCCCGATCCTCGACCGCCTCGCCGCCTACGAGCCGCGCAGGCCCGTCATCGACGGCCTGGAGTACCACGAGGGCCTCAACGCGGTCGGCATCGAGGGCGGCGTCGCCACCAACGTCATCCCCGACGAGTGCGTCGTCACCGTCAATTACCGCTACGCCCCCGACCTCTCCCCGGAGCAGGCCGTCGCCCACGTGCGGGAGGTGTTCGCGGACTGCGGCGTCGCCGAGTTCGTCATCGACGACGAGAGCGGCGGCGCGCTGCCCGGTCTGTCCCACCCGGCCGCCGCGGCGTTCATGAAGGCGGTCGGCGGCAGCGCCCACCCCAAGTTCGGCTGGACCGACGTCGCCCGCTTCAGCGCGCTCGGCGTCCCGGCCGTCAACTACGGTCCCGGCGACCCGCTGTACGCCCACAAGCGCGACGAGCACGTGCACGTCGAGCGCATCCACCACTGCGAGGCACGTCTCCGCGACTGGCTGACCGAGTGA
- a CDS encoding ATP-binding protein, whose protein sequence is MSLPLTRRIARAALIVAAGAAPVVGAAGSASALDHSLAPAGGLPGLSALDTTAADSTLDTATGVVGETGGKAAPAAQQLASDPAGAADTLGQTAGAATESAEAPAADALGGLPNTGALPGAGLMGGLPIGG, encoded by the coding sequence ATGTCCCTCCCCCTGACCCGTCGGATCGCCCGTGCCGCCCTGATCGTCGCGGCCGGAGCAGCCCCCGTGGTCGGTGCGGCCGGCTCCGCGAGCGCGCTGGACCACTCCCTCGCCCCGGCCGGCGGCCTGCCCGGCCTGAGCGCCCTGGACACCACCGCGGCGGACTCGACCCTCGACACCGCGACCGGCGTCGTCGGCGAGACCGGCGGCAAGGCCGCCCCGGCGGCCCAGCAGCTCGCGAGCGACCCGGCCGGTGCGGCCGACACGCTCGGCCAGACCGCGGGCGCGGCCACCGAGTCCGCCGAGGCCCCGGCCGCGGACGCCCTGGGCGGCCTCCCCAACACCGGCGCGCTGCCCGGCGCCGGACTGATGGGCGGCCTGCCGATCGGCGGCTGA
- the dapC gene encoding succinyldiaminopimelate transaminase: MSAVSSRLPVFPWDKLEPYKQTAATHPDGIVDLSVGTPVDPVPALIQDALVAAADSPGYPTVWGTKELRDALTGWCERRLGATGFAHENVLPVVGSKELVAWLPTQLGLGPGDKVAYPRLAYPTYEVGARLCGAEPVVYDDPTRLDPAGLKLLWLNSPSNPTGRVLGKDELRRIVAWAREHGVLVFSDECYLELGWEADPVSVLHPDVCGRSYEGVVAVHSLSKRSNLAGYRAAFVAGDAAVLGELLRIRKHGGMMTAAPVQAATVAALGDDTHVTEQRARYAARRAALRGALQAHGFRIEHSEASLYLWATRDEPCWDTVAYLAEKGILVAPGDFYGEAGGRFVRVAFTATDERVEAAVKRLG; the protein is encoded by the coding sequence GTGAGCGCAGTCTCTTCGCGCCTGCCCGTCTTCCCCTGGGACAAGCTGGAGCCGTACAAGCAGACGGCGGCGACCCACCCGGACGGCATCGTCGACCTGTCCGTGGGCACGCCCGTGGACCCGGTCCCCGCGCTGATCCAGGACGCCCTGGTCGCGGCGGCGGACTCGCCGGGATATCCCACGGTGTGGGGCACGAAGGAGCTGCGGGACGCGCTCACCGGCTGGTGCGAGCGGCGGCTGGGCGCCACCGGCTTCGCGCACGAGAACGTGCTGCCGGTGGTGGGCTCCAAGGAGCTGGTGGCCTGGCTGCCGACGCAGCTCGGCCTGGGCCCGGGCGACAAGGTGGCCTACCCGCGGCTCGCCTACCCGACCTACGAGGTCGGCGCGCGGCTGTGCGGCGCGGAGCCCGTCGTCTACGACGACCCGACCCGGCTCGACCCGGCGGGGCTGAAGCTGCTGTGGCTGAACTCGCCGTCCAACCCGACCGGCCGGGTCCTCGGCAAGGACGAGCTGCGGCGGATCGTGGCGTGGGCGCGCGAGCACGGCGTGCTGGTGTTCTCCGACGAGTGCTACCTGGAGCTGGGCTGGGAGGCCGACCCGGTCTCGGTGCTGCACCCGGACGTCTGCGGCCGCTCGTACGAGGGCGTCGTCGCCGTCCACTCCCTGTCCAAGCGGTCCAACCTGGCGGGCTACCGGGCGGCGTTCGTCGCGGGCGACGCGGCCGTCCTCGGCGAGCTGCTGCGGATCCGCAAGCACGGCGGCATGATGACCGCCGCCCCGGTGCAGGCCGCCACGGTCGCGGCCCTCGGCGACGACACGCACGTGACCGAGCAGCGGGCCCGCTACGCGGCCCGGCGGGCCGCCCTGCGCGGGGCCCTTCAGGCGCACGGCTTCCGGATCGAGCACAGCGAGGCCAGCCTCTACCTGTGGGCGACCCGGGACGAGCCGTGCTGGGACACGGTGGCGTACCTGGCGGAGAAGGGCATCCTGGTGGCGCCCGGCGACTTCTACGGGGAGGCCGGCGGGCGGTTCGTGCGGGTGGCGTTCACGGCGACGGACGAGCGGGTGGAGGCTGCGGTCAAGCGCCTGGGGTGA
- the fdxA gene encoding ferredoxin, whose translation MTYVIAQPCVDVKDKACIEECPVDCIYEGQRSLYIHPDECVDCGACEPVCPVEAIFYEDDTPEEWKDYYKANVEFFDELGSPGGASKLGLIERDHPFIAALPPQNG comes from the coding sequence GTGACCTACGTCATCGCGCAGCCTTGTGTCGACGTCAAGGACAAGGCGTGCATCGAGGAGTGCCCCGTCGACTGCATCTACGAGGGCCAGCGGTCCTTGTACATCCACCCGGACGAATGCGTCGACTGTGGGGCCTGTGAGCCGGTCTGCCCGGTCGAGGCGATCTTCTACGAGGACGACACTCCGGAGGAGTGGAAGGACTACTACAAGGCGAACGTCGAGTTCTTCGACGAGCTCGGCTCGCCCGGTGGTGCCTCCAAGCTCGGCCTGATCGAGCGCGACCACCCCTTCATCGCCGCCCTGCCGCCGCAGAACGGCTGA
- a CDS encoding GNAT family N-acetyltransferase, with protein sequence MEFTGGGRLEVRITAADVGKRVSVRYVTDPGAAGARFTDAVGVLTSWDKGVLLITRRTGEAVRIAEASLAAGKVVPAAPARRRGPSAGFTELARAAAHAWQPLESEPLGEWTLRAAAGFTRRANSVLPLGDPGLPVDAALERVREWYATRGLPAYVQASTGAEGTQELLCADLERLGWVREITAELRTAPLAPLGDLDADVTAVRLSRSADETWLRRYQRFGEPGPHVVKVLGSGPSVWFASIPGTEDVPAAIGRCVVDGRWAGFMAVEVDPARRRGGLATAVMTALARRALDEGASAAWLQVESDNDGARALYDGMGFTVHHHYHHYRWTDA encoded by the coding sequence GTGGAATTCACCGGTGGAGGACGCCTCGAGGTCCGCATTACCGCTGCTGACGTGGGAAAACGTGTCTCAGTTCGGTACGTGACGGACCCGGGTGCGGCGGGCGCGAGATTCACCGACGCGGTCGGGGTTCTCACATCATGGGACAAGGGTGTGCTGCTGATCACACGCCGGACCGGCGAGGCCGTCCGGATCGCGGAAGCGTCGCTCGCCGCCGGCAAGGTCGTCCCCGCCGCCCCGGCCCGTCGGCGCGGCCCCTCCGCCGGCTTCACCGAGCTCGCCCGCGCCGCCGCGCACGCGTGGCAGCCGCTGGAGAGCGAACCCCTCGGCGAGTGGACCCTGCGCGCCGCCGCCGGATTCACCCGGCGGGCCAACTCGGTGCTCCCGCTCGGTGATCCGGGACTTCCGGTGGACGCCGCCCTGGAACGCGTACGGGAGTGGTACGCGACCCGCGGACTGCCCGCGTACGTCCAGGCGTCGACGGGCGCCGAGGGCACCCAGGAGCTGCTCTGCGCCGACCTGGAGCGGCTCGGATGGGTCCGCGAGATCACGGCCGAACTGCGGACCGCCCCGCTCGCCCCGCTCGGGGACCTCGACGCCGACGTGACCGCCGTCCGGCTCTCGCGCTCCGCCGACGAGACCTGGCTGCGCCGCTACCAGCGCTTCGGCGAACCCGGCCCGCACGTGGTGAAGGTCCTCGGCAGCGGCCCGAGTGTGTGGTTCGCCTCCATACCGGGCACGGAAGACGTACCGGCTGCGATCGGCCGCTGTGTCGTCGACGGCCGCTGGGCCGGCTTCATGGCCGTGGAGGTCGACCCCGCCCGGCGGCGCGGCGGCCTGGCGACGGCCGTCATGACCGCGCTCGCCCGCCGGGCCCTGGACGAGGGCGCCTCGGCCGCCTGGCTCCAGGTGGAGTCGGACAACGACGGCGCCCGGGCGCTGTACGACGGAATGGGCTTCACCGTGCACCACCACTACCACCACTACCGCTGGACGGACGCGTGA
- a CDS encoding transglutaminase-like domain-containing protein encodes MTDAGDVTDWRREFAEEARSERPDLARLCLLVGAVADPAVTQADLDAAEIELDRLAGLLPYGARGGADAWVTALAELLGRREGFLGVPADYQRLESSLLHEVLRRRRGLPILLSVVWIEVARRAGAPVYGLGLPGHFVVGFGDPGDLHLADPFAGGRPMTAADAELLVAGATGEALDPSMLRPATPAAIVLRILNNIRAWASARPERSDVALWAVELSLLLPSHPARLRYERAELLVQRGDFLTGAAEMEAYATVMDAVEPSAAETIRRKAKAARALLN; translated from the coding sequence GTGACCGACGCAGGCGACGTGACCGACTGGCGGCGGGAGTTCGCGGAGGAGGCCAGGTCCGAGCGGCCCGACCTCGCCCGGCTCTGCCTCCTCGTCGGCGCGGTGGCCGACCCCGCGGTGACCCAGGCGGACCTGGACGCCGCGGAGATCGAACTGGACCGGCTCGCCGGCCTGCTGCCCTACGGGGCGCGCGGCGGCGCCGACGCGTGGGTCACGGCGCTCGCCGAGCTACTCGGCCGCCGCGAGGGCTTCCTCGGCGTGCCCGCCGACTACCAGCGCCTGGAGTCCTCGCTGCTCCACGAGGTGCTGCGGCGCCGGCGCGGACTGCCGATCCTGCTGTCCGTGGTGTGGATCGAGGTCGCCCGCCGGGCCGGCGCCCCCGTCTACGGCCTCGGCCTGCCCGGCCACTTCGTCGTCGGCTTCGGCGACCCGGGGGACCTCCACCTCGCCGACCCCTTCGCCGGCGGCCGTCCGATGACCGCCGCCGACGCGGAACTCCTGGTCGCGGGTGCCACCGGCGAGGCCCTCGACCCGTCGATGCTGCGCCCCGCCACACCGGCGGCGATCGTGCTGCGCATCCTCAACAACATCCGCGCCTGGGCGTCCGCCCGCCCCGAGCGCTCCGACGTCGCCCTGTGGGCCGTGGAACTGTCGCTGCTGCTCCCCTCCCATCCGGCCCGCCTGCGCTACGAGCGCGCGGAGCTGCTCGTCCAGCGCGGGGACTTCCTGACGGGAGCGGCGGAGATGGAGGCGTACGCGACCGTGATGGACGCGGTGGAGCCGAGCGCGGCCGAGACCATCCGCCGCAAGGCGAAGGCGGCCCGCGCACTGCTGAACTAG